In a single window of the Caproicibacterium sp. BJN0003 genome:
- the rplS gene encoding 50S ribosomal protein L19: MDALKLISQDSIKAEPPKFEVGDTVKVSVNIREGNRERIQLFEGTVIARKGSGISETFTVRRVAYGVGVERVFPVHSPNVKSVELVRKGHTRRAKLYYLRDRVGKAAKLREIVK, translated from the coding sequence ATGGACGCATTAAAATTAATTTCTCAGGATTCCATTAAAGCAGAGCCCCCAAAATTCGAAGTGGGCGACACTGTAAAAGTAAGTGTGAATATTCGCGAAGGAAATCGTGAACGTATTCAGTTGTTTGAAGGAACTGTCATTGCACGTAAAGGTTCCGGAATCAGCGAAACCTTTACCGTTCGCCGCGTCGCTTATGGGGTTGGCGTCGAGCGTGTATTCCCAGTTCATTCCCCGAATGTAAAATCTGTAGAGCTGGTTCGCAAGGGCCATACCCGCAGAGCAAAGCTTTATTATTTACGTGATCGCGTGGGCAAGGCTGCAAAACTTCGTGAAATCGTAAAATAA
- the lepB gene encoding signal peptidase I, whose translation MKRNIENTSKNHRVISIYEWVEAVIAALIIVTLLFSAFFRVAEVYGTSMIPNLYSGDRILLTGIYTKPTNGDVVVIAPNGSEEVPLVKRVIATENQTVDIDRTSGKVSVDGVELDETRYIGNNRTDQQSDLQFPLTVPSGHVFVLGDNRSVSKDSRSADIGFIDQKNIIGKAMLIIFPFDRMGGIVS comes from the coding sequence GTGAAGCGCAATATAGAAAACACTTCAAAAAATCACAGAGTAATTAGTATTTATGAATGGGTCGAAGCAGTCATTGCAGCTCTGATCATAGTGACGTTGCTTTTTTCTGCGTTTTTCCGTGTGGCAGAAGTGTATGGTACTTCAATGATTCCAAATTTATATTCTGGGGATCGCATTCTTTTAACCGGAATTTATACAAAGCCCACTAACGGAGATGTTGTGGTAATTGCGCCGAATGGTTCTGAAGAAGTTCCTCTGGTTAAACGTGTCATTGCAACCGAAAATCAGACCGTGGATATTGATCGTACTTCGGGGAAAGTGTCTGTTGACGGAGTCGAACTGGATGAAACTAGGTATATAGGGAACAACCGCACCGATCAGCAATCTGATCTGCAGTTTCCGCTGACCGTCCCTTCAGGACATGTGTTTGTTTTGGGAGATAACCGCTCCGTATCGAAAGACAGTCGGAGTGCTGATATTGGATTTATTGATCAGAAAAATATAATCGGCAAGGCTATGCTCATTATATTTCCTTTTGATCGGATGGGAGGAATTGTTTCGTGA
- a CDS encoding TIGR03936 family radical SAM-associated protein, whose product MRSVRVWFQKIGAARYISHLDLSRCIARAAQRARIPLWYTKGFNTHAYLTFALPLSLGFYGLRESFDFRIEGEISNEEIKERLKKALPRDLPILDVTEPVMKSSAITFASYEMKIDCDNPDELSQQFQDMMKKEHLVAPKHTKSGWIDLDIRPEIQKFSVKKTETGILINVLLPAGNQFNLNPSLILTCAEKEFSFSKQAEIVRTELYDNSFKRFV is encoded by the coding sequence ATGAGAAGCGTTAGAGTCTGGTTCCAGAAAATAGGCGCGGCAAGGTATATTTCTCATCTGGATTTAAGCCGCTGTATTGCCCGGGCAGCACAGCGCGCAAGAATACCGTTGTGGTATACGAAAGGCTTTAACACTCATGCGTATTTAACCTTTGCACTTCCGCTGAGCCTTGGATTTTATGGACTTCGCGAGAGCTTTGATTTTCGAATAGAAGGCGAGATCAGTAATGAGGAAATTAAAGAACGACTGAAGAAAGCATTACCGCGAGATTTGCCGATCCTTGATGTGACAGAACCTGTTATGAAATCATCGGCAATTACTTTTGCCTCTTATGAAATGAAAATTGATTGTGATAATCCGGATGAACTCTCTCAACAATTTCAGGACATGATGAAAAAAGAACATCTGGTTGCGCCAAAACACACAAAAAGCGGTTGGATTGATCTGGATATTCGTCCGGAGATTCAAAAGTTTTCGGTTAAGAAAACAGAAACAGGAATTTTAATTAATGTTTTACTACCGGCAGGAAATCAGTTTAATCTGAATCCCTCGCTTATTTTAACTTGTGCCGAAAAAGAATTTTCTTTTTCGAAACAGGCTGAAATTGTAAGGACTGAACTTTATGACAATAGCTTCAAAAGATTTGTATGA
- a CDS encoding sulfide/dihydroorotate dehydrogenase-like FAD/NAD-binding protein — protein sequence MFPIIEKRKLNDSMTLMVVKAPFIAKKAKAGQFIILRVDEYGERIPLTIADYDRENGTITIIYQIVGQTTMKLDQLNVGDQILDFVGPLGKASELSGHKRAAVIGGGAGCAIAYPQAKALHAMGTKVDVIAGFRNKDLIILEDEMEKASSRLFLMTDDGSNGNKGFVTNALQKNIEDGADYDLVVAIGPLVMMRAVVNVTKPYKIPTIVSMNPIMIDGTGMCGCCRLTVDGETKFACVDGPDFDGFKVDFDETIKRSKTYYDQERAAAREENCRLMRGVK from the coding sequence ATGTTTCCAATTATAGAAAAACGGAAACTCAATGACTCCATGACATTGATGGTCGTGAAGGCTCCATTCATTGCAAAGAAAGCCAAAGCCGGACAGTTTATTATTCTTAGAGTAGATGAGTACGGCGAACGAATTCCCTTAACAATCGCGGATTATGACCGTGAAAACGGAACCATTACGATTATTTATCAGATCGTTGGACAAACGACAATGAAGCTGGATCAGCTGAATGTGGGAGACCAGATCCTAGATTTTGTAGGGCCTTTGGGAAAAGCCAGCGAATTGAGTGGACATAAGCGCGCTGCGGTAATCGGCGGCGGAGCAGGATGTGCAATTGCTTATCCGCAGGCAAAGGCACTCCATGCAATGGGAACAAAAGTGGATGTCATCGCAGGATTTCGGAATAAAGATTTAATTATCTTGGAAGATGAAATGGAAAAAGCTTCAAGTCGCCTGTTCTTAATGACAGATGATGGCAGTAACGGAAACAAAGGATTTGTCACAAATGCTCTCCAGAAAAACATTGAAGATGGTGCCGATTATGACCTGGTTGTCGCGATAGGGCCTCTTGTCATGATGCGCGCAGTAGTAAACGTTACGAAACCATATAAAATTCCGACAATTGTCAGCATGAACCCAATTATGATTGACGGTACTGGAATGTGCGGGTGCTGTCGGTTGACGGTAGACGGAGAAACAAAATTCGCTTGTGTAGATGGCCCTGACTTTGATGGCTTTAAGGTCGATTTTGACGAAACCATTAAGCGTTCTAAAACCTATTATGATCAGGAACGTGCTGCAGCAAGAGAAGAAAATTGCAGATTGATGAGAGGTGTAAAGTAA
- a CDS encoding TIGR03960 family B12-binding radical SAM protein, which yields MEALLPKVQKPGRYVGGELNSIQKDLKNIDLRFVFCFPDIYEVGMSHLGLRILYSELNLPDYLWCERAFAPWTDMEELMRETHTPLCALESGDALSEFDIIGFTLQYELCYTNVLNMLELGGIPLLSKDRKGLKNLVVAGGPCVCNLEPIADFIDLAFVGEGEEVDLEVCDLYREYKKRGAGKEEFLEAAAKIKGVYVPSFYDVQYHEDGTVKAITPTHGAPKTVEKRLMLDMDHCYFPDKCMVPFLEIIHDRAVSEVFRGCIRGCRFCQAGFLYRPVREKSPDTVNRQCRDLCESTGYDEVSLSSLSTSDYSQINPLLDKLLEWTKDEKIGISLPSLRVDGFQNEMMNKIKSVRRSGLTFAPEAGTQRMRNVINKNITEEQLLKTVNTAFSGGWTTVKLYFMLGLPTETLEDVEGIAQLAQKVVDTFYENSNKPKGKGVKVTVSASAFIPKPFTPFQWEPQDTMEQMLEKQHVLVQSVHSHKITPNWHDASTSLIEAVFARGDRRLGKALLEANKRHMRMDGWDHYFSLENWLSVFKDCGIDPAFYANRRRSFDEILPWDHIDYGIKKEFLINECKKAYCAATTPNCRESCSACGAARFGGGICYEKR from the coding sequence ATGGAAGCTTTGCTTCCGAAAGTTCAAAAACCGGGACGTTATGTAGGCGGAGAGCTCAACAGTATTCAAAAGGATTTAAAAAATATCGATTTGCGATTTGTCTTTTGCTTTCCGGATATTTATGAAGTTGGAATGTCTCACTTAGGGCTGCGAATTCTTTATAGCGAACTGAATCTTCCGGATTATCTATGGTGTGAACGTGCATTTGCACCTTGGACAGATATGGAAGAGCTCATGAGAGAGACACATACACCTCTTTGCGCTCTGGAAAGCGGTGACGCACTCTCTGAATTTGATATTATTGGATTTACTTTGCAGTATGAGCTCTGTTATACCAATGTTCTTAATATGCTGGAACTCGGCGGGATTCCTCTGCTGTCCAAAGACAGAAAAGGGCTTAAGAATCTTGTGGTAGCAGGGGGACCGTGCGTCTGCAATCTAGAGCCAATTGCGGATTTTATTGATCTTGCTTTTGTTGGAGAAGGGGAAGAAGTAGATTTAGAGGTCTGTGACCTTTATCGGGAATATAAAAAGCGCGGTGCCGGGAAAGAAGAATTTTTGGAAGCTGCCGCTAAGATTAAAGGCGTTTATGTTCCTTCCTTTTATGATGTGCAGTATCATGAGGACGGTACTGTAAAAGCGATCACGCCAACTCACGGAGCACCCAAAACGGTCGAAAAGCGATTGATGCTCGATATGGACCATTGCTATTTTCCGGATAAATGCATGGTTCCATTTCTCGAAATTATTCATGACCGTGCAGTTTCGGAAGTGTTTCGTGGATGTATTCGGGGCTGTCGGTTCTGTCAGGCCGGATTTCTATATCGTCCGGTTCGGGAAAAAAGTCCGGATACGGTCAACCGTCAATGCAGGGACCTTTGTGAAAGCACAGGATATGATGAAGTTTCCTTGTCTTCACTGAGTACCAGTGATTATTCTCAGATTAATCCGCTGTTGGATAAGCTTCTTGAGTGGACGAAAGATGAGAAAATTGGCATTTCACTGCCGAGCCTCCGAGTCGACGGATTTCAAAATGAGATGATGAATAAAATTAAATCCGTGCGGCGAAGCGGACTTACCTTTGCACCGGAAGCCGGAACGCAGCGTATGCGGAATGTGATCAATAAAAACATTACAGAAGAGCAGCTTTTAAAAACGGTAAACACTGCATTTTCCGGTGGTTGGACAACCGTTAAGCTTTATTTTATGCTGGGCCTTCCTACCGAAACTTTAGAAGACGTAGAAGGAATAGCACAGCTTGCTCAAAAAGTAGTGGATACTTTTTACGAAAATTCTAATAAGCCAAAAGGGAAGGGCGTTAAAGTAACGGTTAGTGCTTCTGCGTTTATTCCAAAGCCTTTTACACCGTTTCAATGGGAACCGCAGGATACCATGGAGCAGATGCTCGAAAAGCAGCATGTTTTGGTACAGTCCGTTCATTCTCATAAAATCACGCCAAATTGGCATGATGCGTCTACCAGCTTAATAGAAGCTGTTTTTGCACGGGGAGATCGTCGGCTTGGAAAAGCACTTTTAGAAGCAAATAAGCGCCATATGCGCATGGATGGCTGGGATCATTATTTTTCTCTGGAAAACTGGCTGTCTGTTTTTAAAGACTGTGGGATTGATCCTGCTTTTTATGCGAATCGCAGAAGAAGTTTTGATGAGATCCTTCCATGGGATCACATTGACTATGGAATTAAAAAAGAATTTTTAATCAACGAATGCAAGAAAGCATATTGCGCAGCGACAACGCCAAACTGCAGAGAATCCTGTTCTGCATGCGGGGCAGCACGCTTCGGAGGAGGAATCTGCTATGAGAAGCGTTAG
- a CDS encoding site-2 protease family protein: MRFRICHCEFTIRISFLLMISFLLMLDTTGFLSYGLLAAAIHELSHIFMMILCGRIPKKICLTAFGAEISASSEKTSYQKDCLVNLSGPAVNLLLGGLLFLLGNQTLFAQMNLALGLFNLLPIIPLDGGQALFSLLCLYFPENTVEKILKIISFCILVPLGILGFIVLFRSKWNFSLLLCSVYLMAFLLLK, encoded by the coding sequence ATGAGATTTCGCATTTGTCATTGTGAATTTACGATCAGAATATCTTTTCTGCTGATGATTTCTTTTCTGCTGATGCTGGATACTACCGGATTTTTAAGTTATGGTCTGCTTGCAGCTGCAATTCATGAACTTTCCCACATCTTTATGATGATTCTCTGTGGGAGAATTCCTAAAAAAATCTGTCTGACAGCATTTGGAGCAGAAATCAGTGCATCATCGGAAAAAACTTCTTATCAAAAAGATTGTCTAGTGAACCTTTCTGGTCCGGCAGTGAATCTTCTTCTTGGAGGACTTCTTTTTTTGCTGGGAAACCAGACCCTTTTTGCACAGATGAATCTGGCTTTGGGATTATTTAATTTGCTTCCCATCATTCCTCTGGATGGGGGGCAGGCCCTTTTTTCTCTGCTTTGTCTCTATTTCCCGGAAAATACAGTCGAGAAGATTTTAAAAATAATTTCCTTTTGCATCCTTGTTCCGCTGGGTATCCTCGGCTTTATTGTTCTGTTTCGATCTAAATGGAATTTTTCTTTATTGCTTTGTAGTGTTTACTTAATGGCATTTCTGCTGTTGAAGTAA
- the ylqF gene encoding ribosome biogenesis GTPase YlqF → MSEAQSIQWFPGHMTKTRRQIEKSLKMVDAVAELIDARIPISSRNPILGELIQKKPRVILMNKSDMADPSATKKWIHFFEGQNIPAIALDCKSGKSLNEFIPLVKKVLAPQISAWQKKGMVGRTIRIMVVGVPNVGKSSLINRLSKSSKSNVEDRPGVTRSNQWFTIGKGFDLLDTPGVLWPKFEDKIVGEHLAFTGAVKDDVLDTEQLASRLLELLVRIYPQELCSRYKLDETDLQKLEGWKILQLVGKKRGMLISGGEIDTERASIMILDEFRSAKIGRITLELPEESK, encoded by the coding sequence GTGAGTGAGGCACAGTCAATTCAATGGTTTCCGGGACATATGACGAAAACGCGGCGGCAAATTGAAAAAAGCTTGAAGATGGTTGATGCAGTGGCTGAATTAATTGATGCCCGCATTCCGATCAGCAGCAGAAACCCCATTCTTGGAGAACTGATTCAAAAAAAGCCACGTGTTATTTTGATGAATAAAAGTGATATGGCTGATCCTTCAGCCACCAAGAAATGGATTCACTTTTTTGAAGGACAAAACATTCCTGCCATTGCGCTGGACTGCAAAAGTGGAAAAAGCTTAAATGAATTTATTCCTTTAGTAAAAAAAGTTCTGGCGCCACAAATTTCTGCATGGCAGAAAAAGGGCATGGTTGGAAGAACCATTCGAATCATGGTAGTCGGAGTACCAAATGTCGGGAAATCTTCTTTGATTAACCGCCTTTCTAAATCCAGCAAATCCAACGTGGAGGACAGGCCTGGTGTTACGCGTTCTAACCAATGGTTTACGATCGGCAAAGGATTTGATTTGCTGGATACTCCGGGAGTTCTCTGGCCGAAATTTGAAGACAAGATTGTTGGAGAACATCTCGCTTTTACAGGAGCCGTTAAAGACGACGTTCTGGATACGGAACAGCTTGCTTCGAGATTGCTGGAACTTTTAGTGCGTATCTATCCGCAGGAACTTTGCTCCCGCTATAAGCTGGATGAGACAGACTTACAGAAGTTAGAAGGATGGAAGATCTTACAGCTAGTTGGGAAAAAGCGTGGGATGCTGATCTCCGGCGGGGAAATTGATACAGAGCGAGCTTCTATTATGATTTTGGACGAATTTAGAAGTGCTAAAATCGGACGAATTACTTTGGAACTTCCGGAGGAAAGCAAATAA
- the gltA gene encoding NADPH-dependent glutamate synthase encodes MPNMQMEKTPMPEQDPKVRRHNFEEVCLGYTEEMAKEEAKRCLNCKNSPCVGGCPVGVHIPTFLSYAAEGKFEEAYNEIKLTNSLPAVCGRVCPQETQCEQRCVRAIKGEPVGIGRLERFVSDWHMKHGKDVAKSVSKNSHKVAVIGAGPAGLTCAGDLAAKGYKVTVFEALHTAGGVLMYGIPQFRLPKETVQKEIDSLREAGVSIETDMVMGKVLDVDELFSMGYEAVFIGTGAGLPSFMNIPGEDLVGTYSANEFLTRVNLMKAYNPDYDTPMIKPKRVAVVGGGNVAMDAARTALRLGAEEVSIVYRRSEEEMPARKEEIHHAKEEGVKFDLLRNPVQILGDESGHVKAIECIKMELGEPDASGRRRPIEIPGSNYEIPVDCVVMAIGNRPNPLVRSTTEGLEANRKGCIVVDDSMKTTREGVYAAGDAVSGAATVILAMGGGKTAAASIDKYIQSKK; translated from the coding sequence ATGCCAAACATGCAAATGGAAAAAACTCCAATGCCAGAACAAGATCCTAAAGTACGGCGGCATAACTTTGAAGAGGTCTGTCTTGGATACACAGAAGAGATGGCAAAAGAAGAAGCAAAGCGCTGCCTCAACTGCAAAAACAGTCCATGTGTCGGCGGATGCCCTGTAGGGGTGCACATTCCTACTTTTCTCTCTTATGCTGCAGAGGGAAAATTTGAAGAAGCCTACAATGAAATTAAATTGACAAATTCTCTTCCGGCAGTTTGCGGCCGTGTATGTCCTCAAGAGACCCAGTGTGAACAAAGATGTGTACGTGCAATCAAAGGAGAACCGGTTGGAATTGGCCGTTTGGAGCGCTTTGTATCGGATTGGCATATGAAGCACGGAAAAGATGTTGCGAAATCAGTTTCTAAAAATAGTCACAAGGTAGCTGTAATCGGTGCTGGCCCGGCTGGCCTTACCTGTGCAGGAGATCTCGCGGCAAAAGGATACAAAGTGACTGTTTTTGAAGCCCTTCATACAGCTGGAGGCGTACTGATGTACGGAATTCCGCAGTTCCGTCTGCCGAAAGAAACTGTTCAGAAAGAAATTGACAGTTTGCGTGAAGCTGGCGTCTCCATCGAAACCGATATGGTTATGGGAAAAGTATTGGATGTAGATGAACTCTTTTCTATGGGTTATGAGGCAGTTTTTATCGGGACTGGAGCAGGATTACCGAGCTTTATGAATATTCCCGGAGAAGATTTAGTCGGTACTTATTCTGCAAATGAATTTTTAACTCGTGTCAATCTGATGAAAGCTTATAATCCCGATTATGATACTCCTATGATTAAACCAAAACGAGTTGCTGTTGTAGGCGGTGGAAATGTTGCTATGGATGCTGCCAGAACTGCTTTACGGTTAGGAGCCGAAGAAGTTTCGATCGTTTATCGTCGTTCCGAAGAGGAAATGCCGGCCAGAAAAGAAGAGATTCACCATGCAAAAGAAGAAGGCGTAAAATTTGATCTTCTGCGCAATCCGGTTCAGATTCTTGGAGACGAAAGTGGTCACGTAAAAGCAATTGAGTGCATTAAGATGGAACTCGGAGAGCCGGATGCTTCCGGCCGCCGCCGGCCGATTGAAATTCCGGGCAGCAATTATGAAATTCCAGTAGATTGTGTAGTCATGGCAATCGGAAATCGTCCGAATCCGCTGGTTCGTTCTACAACCGAGGGGCTCGAAGCCAATCGGAAAGGCTGCATTGTGGTAGATGACTCCATGAAGACCACCCGTGAAGGAGTCTATGCTGCAGGCGATGCAGTTTCCGGTGCAGCAACGGTTATTCTTGCAATGGGAGGCGGAAAAACAGCTGCAGCTTCTATTGATAAGTATATCCAGTCAAAAAAATAA
- a CDS encoding ribonuclease HII, whose protein sequence is MRESKDSKDWLFYEKEASNEGFQQICGIDEVGRGPLAGPVFASAVILPVGCVIPGVNDSKKLSPKKREELFAVIKTKAVGWAVGFATEQEIDEINILQATFLAMRRAVEALPTKPDLALVDGNRTPFLGDGIEVRTIIKGDGSSENIAAASIMAKVSRDRLMIKLDELYPEYGFARNKGYGTAEHVKALLQYGPCPIHRTSFLKKILGESNG, encoded by the coding sequence ATGCGAGAAAGCAAAGATTCAAAAGACTGGCTCTTTTATGAAAAAGAAGCTTCTAATGAAGGTTTCCAACAAATTTGCGGAATAGATGAAGTCGGACGTGGCCCTTTAGCCGGACCTGTTTTTGCTTCCGCAGTAATTTTGCCAGTTGGTTGTGTGATTCCGGGAGTTAACGACTCCAAAAAATTGTCGCCTAAAAAGCGAGAAGAGTTATTCGCTGTTATTAAAACAAAAGCTGTTGGCTGGGCGGTCGGATTTGCAACCGAACAAGAAATTGATGAAATCAATATTTTGCAGGCGACTTTTCTTGCGATGCGCCGTGCGGTGGAAGCATTGCCGACAAAACCAGATCTTGCTTTAGTTGATGGAAATCGTACACCTTTTCTTGGTGACGGGATAGAAGTTCGCACGATTATAAAGGGAGACGGCAGCAGTGAAAATATTGCCGCTGCGTCTATTATGGCAAAAGTGAGCCGTGACCGTTTGATGATCAAATTAGATGAGCTTTATCCGGAATATGGTTTCGCGAGAAATAAGGGATATGGTACCGCTGAGCATGTTAAGGCACTGCTTCAATATGGTCCCTGCCCAATTCATCGCACTAGCTTTTTAAAGAAGATTCTCGGTGAATCAAATGGCTAA
- the spoIVA gene encoding stage IV sporulation protein A — protein MEERNLYDDIAQRTNGDIYIGVVGPVRTGKSTFIKKFMDTIVIPNIQEKAKKDRAVDELPQSAGGRTIMTTEPKFIPEQAVRIQIDQSAAFSVRMIDCVGYIVPSALGYIENDVPRMVMTPWYEDPIPFNMAAEIGTKKVITEHSTIGLVVTTDGSISDLPREEYEEAEERVIKELKEIKKPFIVLLNSVDPSSEETRAMASQLEQKYKVAVLPVNCLELDEKQIREILSKVLFEFPVKEIKVDMPKWLSALEKEHWLRSAVYGSIQQNAVKISRIRDITPLTQQICGCEYVESAKTESIDLGTGKARIEIHLQKELFYQVLGEKTGLSIENEGDLLSCMLRFADMQKEYNKLKDAYHDVEAGGYGIVMPEISELSLEDPQIIRQGGKYGVRLKASAPAIHMIRTNITTEITPIVGSEAQSQEMVTYLLKEFEENPGKIWESNLFGKNLHEVVNEGLHNKLSRMPEDARDKLRETIERIINDGCNGLICIIL, from the coding sequence ATGGAAGAGCGTAATCTTTACGATGATATTGCCCAGAGAACAAATGGCGATATTTATATCGGCGTGGTTGGACCGGTGCGTACCGGAAAATCCACCTTTATCAAAAAATTTATGGATACAATCGTGATCCCCAATATTCAGGAGAAAGCGAAAAAAGATCGTGCTGTCGATGAACTTCCACAGTCTGCGGGCGGCAGAACCATTATGACCACAGAGCCAAAATTCATTCCGGAGCAGGCTGTCCGAATTCAAATTGATCAGAGTGCTGCCTTTTCAGTTCGTATGATCGATTGTGTCGGGTATATTGTTCCGAGTGCTTTGGGGTATATCGAAAATGACGTGCCGCGTATGGTGATGACACCATGGTATGAAGATCCGATTCCATTTAATATGGCAGCTGAAATCGGTACAAAAAAGGTAATCACGGAGCATTCTACGATTGGATTGGTTGTCACAACAGATGGGTCTATCAGCGATCTTCCGAGAGAAGAATATGAAGAAGCGGAAGAACGTGTCATCAAAGAATTAAAAGAGATTAAAAAACCGTTTATTGTTCTGCTGAATTCCGTAGATCCAAGCTCAGAAGAAACAAGAGCAATGGCTTCTCAACTGGAGCAAAAATATAAAGTCGCGGTTTTACCTGTCAACTGTTTGGAACTCGACGAAAAACAAATCCGTGAAATCCTTTCTAAAGTTCTTTTTGAATTTCCTGTCAAAGAAATTAAAGTGGATATGCCGAAATGGCTTTCTGCTTTGGAAAAAGAGCATTGGCTGCGCAGTGCGGTTTATGGTTCCATTCAACAAAATGCGGTTAAAATTAGCCGGATCAGAGACATTACGCCGCTTACACAGCAAATCTGTGGTTGCGAGTATGTTGAGAGTGCAAAGACAGAATCAATTGATCTTGGAACCGGAAAAGCCCGTATTGAAATTCATCTCCAAAAAGAGCTTTTCTATCAGGTATTGGGCGAAAAGACTGGCCTCTCTATCGAAAATGAAGGAGATTTATTATCCTGTATGCTTCGTTTTGCAGATATGCAGAAAGAGTATAACAAGCTGAAAGATGCCTACCATGATGTAGAAGCCGGAGGCTATGGAATTGTAATGCCTGAAATCAGTGAATTGTCATTGGAAGATCCTCAGATTATTCGCCAGGGTGGAAAGTACGGAGTCCGTTTAAAGGCTTCCGCACCGGCAATCCATATGATTAGAACAAATATTACAACAGAGATTACTCCAATCGTCGGCAGCGAAGCACAAAGTCAAGAGATGGTTACTTACCTGCTGAAAGAATTTGAAGAAAATCCCGGAAAGATCTGGGAATCAAATCTGTTCGGAAAGAATCTGCATGAAGTTGTAAATGAAGGTTTACATAATAAGCTCAGCAGAATGCCAGAGGATGCACGTGATAAGCTGCGTGAAACCATTGAACGAATCATCAATGATGGCTGCAACGGTTTAATTTGCATCATTTTATAA